In a single window of the Pedococcus dokdonensis genome:
- a CDS encoding deoxyguanosinetriphosphate triphosphohydrolase, whose translation MAYSSVDRERWVREDPATKRADRDDFARDRARLVHSASLRRLSAKTQVVQPGDDDFVRNRLTHSLEVAQIGREFGQALGCSADVVDSACLAHDLGHPPFGHNGERALDEVARDIGGFEGNAQTLRLLTRLEPKRVHPDGRPAGLNLTRATLDAATKYPWSRGESGAGAKFGVYDDDLPVYEWFRAGRADGQRCIEADVMDWSDDVAYSVHDVEDAIASGRLDVRRLRDRTDVDSVLAVATGLYAADLGVDALGAALERVLADVAVPTAYDGSRADRAMLKDLTSRLIGRFVHTVEVATRERHGGGPLTRYAADLVVPDDTRAECAVLKAVAAHFVMHAQERVDVLSRQREVVADLVAAYRDDPVGRLDPDLLGDWKSASDDAAALRVVVDQVASLTDVRAEHLHRTWS comes from the coding sequence GTGGCGTACAGCTCGGTCGACCGTGAGCGCTGGGTGCGGGAGGACCCCGCCACGAAGCGCGCCGACCGCGACGACTTCGCCCGCGACCGGGCCCGGCTGGTGCACTCCGCGTCGCTGCGCCGCCTCTCGGCCAAGACCCAGGTGGTGCAGCCCGGCGACGACGACTTCGTCCGCAACCGGCTGACCCACAGCCTCGAGGTCGCCCAGATCGGCCGCGAGTTCGGGCAGGCCCTGGGCTGCAGCGCTGACGTCGTCGACTCGGCCTGTCTCGCGCACGACCTCGGCCACCCGCCGTTCGGCCACAACGGCGAGCGGGCTCTCGACGAGGTCGCCCGCGACATCGGCGGTTTCGAGGGCAACGCCCAGACCCTGCGGCTGCTGACGAGGCTCGAGCCCAAGCGGGTGCACCCCGACGGACGTCCCGCCGGGCTCAACCTCACCAGGGCCACCCTCGACGCCGCGACCAAGTACCCGTGGAGCCGGGGGGAGTCCGGCGCCGGCGCGAAGTTCGGGGTCTATGACGACGACCTGCCGGTCTACGAGTGGTTCCGGGCCGGACGGGCCGATGGCCAGCGGTGCATCGAGGCCGACGTCATGGACTGGTCGGACGACGTCGCCTACTCCGTCCACGACGTCGAGGACGCCATCGCCTCCGGGCGGCTCGACGTCCGCCGGCTGCGAGACCGCACCGACGTCGACTCGGTGCTGGCCGTGGCGACCGGCCTCTACGCCGCCGACCTCGGCGTCGACGCGCTCGGGGCCGCGCTGGAACGTGTGCTGGCCGACGTGGCCGTGCCCACCGCATACGACGGGTCGCGGGCCGATCGCGCGATGCTCAAGGACCTGACCTCGCGACTGATCGGGCGCTTCGTGCACACCGTCGAGGTGGCCACCCGCGAGCGGCACGGTGGTGGGCCGCTGACCCGCTATGCCGCCGACCTCGTGGTCCCGGACGACACCCGCGCCGAGTGCGCCGTGCTCAAGGCGGTGGCCGCGCACTTCGTGATGCACGCCCAGGAACGCGTCGACGTGCTCAGCCGACAGCGCGAGGTCGTCGCCGACCTGGTCGCCGCCTACCGCGACGACCCGGTCGGACGGCTCGACCCCGACCTCCTCGGTGACTGGAAGTCCGCCAGCGACGACGCAGCCGCCCTGCGGGTCGTGGTCGACCAGGTCGCCTCCCTCACCGACGTGCGCGCCGAGCACCTCCACCGCACCTGGTCCTGA
- a CDS encoding amino acid ABC transporter permease, whose product MGDILSNYDVLGAFWMTIKLSFFGALGALVLGTIGAVMRVSPVAMLRFLGTSYVNIFRNTPLTLLMVGSVLGLTYILGLSLDQDITQNALRWAGVVIAVYHGAFVTEALRSGVNTVPVGQAEAARSLGLTFGQTMREVILPQAFRGSIAPLGSVLIALIKNTTVAAVIVSAEAASLMQKVIEAEGGSFSIFAIFALGFVILTLPLGIGFTTLSRRLAVKR is encoded by the coding sequence GTGGGTGACATCCTGAGCAACTACGACGTCCTCGGGGCGTTCTGGATGACGATCAAGTTGTCGTTCTTCGGCGCCCTCGGCGCCCTCGTGCTCGGCACGATCGGCGCCGTCATGCGGGTCTCCCCCGTGGCGATGCTGCGCTTCCTCGGCACGTCCTACGTCAACATCTTCCGCAACACCCCGCTCACGCTGCTGATGGTCGGGAGCGTGCTCGGGCTCACCTACATCCTGGGGCTGTCGCTCGACCAGGACATCACCCAGAACGCGCTGCGGTGGGCCGGCGTCGTGATCGCGGTCTACCACGGAGCGTTCGTCACCGAGGCCCTGCGGTCCGGCGTCAACACGGTTCCGGTGGGGCAGGCCGAGGCGGCCCGGTCGCTCGGCCTGACCTTCGGTCAGACGATGCGCGAGGTGATCCTGCCGCAGGCCTTCCGCGGCTCGATCGCGCCGCTCGGCTCGGTCCTCATCGCGCTGATCAAGAACACCACGGTGGCCGCCGTCATCGTGTCGGCCGAGGCCGCCAGCCTGATGCAGAAGGTGATCGAGGCCGAGGGTGGGTCGTTCAGCATCTTCGCGATCTTCGCGCTGGGCTTCGTCATCCTCACCCTGCCGCTCGGCATCGGGTTCACCACCCTCTCGCGCCGCCTGGCGGTGAAGCGATGA
- a CDS encoding amino acid ABC transporter permease: MSAAVLFDAPGPRARRRHALLAVLGALLLVVIVVVVLRKMQSAGQLDPALWKPFITDRSVWRDYLVKGLWATLKAAAISIVFAGVFGILLGLGRLSQLAPLRWLCGVVVEFFRAVPVLLMMIFAYFGIYTRSDLFSAETAPLAAVVTGLTLYNGSVIAELVRSGIFALPKGQSEAGLSIGLTPSQTLRSIQLPQALTAMLPALIGQFVVVLKDSALGYQVLYQELLTWSKTLGSAFSNTVPAYIVCGVLFILINYSLSKLAGLVQRRLSQRGRATVREATAVPAATGSATST; the protein is encoded by the coding sequence ATGAGCGCCGCCGTCCTCTTCGACGCCCCCGGCCCCCGGGCCCGACGGCGGCACGCACTGCTCGCCGTCCTCGGGGCGCTCCTCCTGGTGGTGATCGTCGTCGTCGTGCTGCGCAAGATGCAGAGCGCGGGCCAGCTCGACCCCGCGCTGTGGAAGCCGTTCATCACCGACCGCTCGGTGTGGCGCGACTACCTCGTGAAGGGTCTGTGGGCGACGCTCAAGGCAGCAGCGATCTCGATCGTCTTCGCCGGGGTCTTCGGCATCCTGCTCGGCCTGGGTCGGCTCTCGCAGCTCGCCCCGCTGCGGTGGCTCTGCGGCGTGGTCGTCGAGTTCTTCCGGGCGGTGCCGGTCCTGCTGATGATGATCTTCGCCTACTTCGGCATCTACACCCGCAGCGACCTGTTCTCCGCGGAGACGGCACCGCTTGCGGCGGTCGTCACCGGCTTGACGCTCTACAACGGCTCGGTCATCGCCGAGCTGGTCCGCTCCGGCATCTTCGCCCTGCCCAAGGGCCAGTCCGAGGCGGGGTTGTCGATCGGTCTCACGCCGTCGCAGACGTTGCGCAGCATCCAGCTGCCGCAGGCCCTGACCGCGATGCTGCCCGCCCTGATCGGGCAGTTCGTCGTCGTCCTCAAGGACTCGGCGCTCGGCTACCAGGTCCTCTATCAGGAGCTGTTGACCTGGTCGAAGACGTTGGGCTCGGCGTTCTCCAACACGGTGCCCGCCTACATCGTCTGCGGCGTCCTCTTCATCCTGATCAACTACTCCTTGAGCAAGCTCGCGGGACTCGTCCAGCGTCGCCTGTCCCAGCGCGGCCGCGCCACGGTGCGCGAGGCGACCGCCGTCCCCGCAGCCACCGGCTCAGCGACGTCGACCTGA
- the dnaG gene encoding DNA primase, whose protein sequence is MAGRIKAEDVALVKERSSIEDVVREHVTLRPAGPGSMKGLCPFHDEKTPSFNIRPVVGAWHCFGCGEGGDVISFVQKVEHLTFTEAIERLAQKLGLELHYEEGGRPRDGETLGRRSRLVEAHRVAQEFYHHALLNAPEARAGRDFLRERGFDSEAAKRFGVGFAPRGGEELSRHLRAKGFTDEEVTLGGLSGRGSRGLYDRFRGRLVWPIRDITGDTVGFGARRLYDDDRIAAKYLNTSETPIYKKSTVLYGLDAAKKSIAAERKAVIVEGYTDVMACHLAGIEGAVATCGTSFGVDHIKVLRRIMRDEADLAPARVVFTFDGDAAGQKAAMRAFGEDQRWASQSFVAVAEGGMDPCDLRIAQGDDAVRHLIDDAVPMFEFAVRTTINRFDMSTAEGRVQAMRAAAPIVNSIRDSSMRPEYIRTVSGWIGVEVEQVQAEVSRAQRMAARDAKEAQDTPALRDADSVPEPSVEEARAALPTPDLRDPIVFAERQLLQTLLQYPDSFSPDDVDKVSSDAFTAPAHRAVFDGVRGAGGPQRGLSVQAWADRVTQAAPLAVHGLVAELAVASLPTRMDRATGLPERRYIDALLMRVQEVSLTRKIADAMSAMRRMATDPHTDPAQARTLSGELQELQRELATLRDQAS, encoded by the coding sequence TTGGCGGGTCGGATCAAGGCCGAGGACGTCGCGCTCGTCAAGGAGCGTTCGTCCATCGAGGACGTCGTGCGCGAGCACGTCACCCTGCGCCCGGCCGGACCGGGCTCGATGAAGGGGCTGTGCCCGTTCCACGACGAGAAGACCCCCTCGTTCAACATCCGCCCCGTCGTCGGGGCCTGGCACTGCTTCGGCTGCGGTGAGGGCGGCGACGTCATCTCGTTCGTCCAGAAGGTCGAGCACCTCACCTTCACCGAGGCGATCGAGCGGCTCGCCCAGAAGCTCGGTCTGGAGCTGCACTACGAGGAGGGTGGTCGACCCCGCGACGGCGAGACCCTCGGGCGGCGCTCGCGGCTGGTCGAGGCGCACCGCGTGGCGCAGGAGTTCTACCACCACGCGCTGCTCAACGCGCCGGAGGCGAGGGCCGGCCGCGACTTCCTGCGCGAGCGCGGCTTCGACAGCGAGGCGGCCAAGCGCTTCGGTGTCGGGTTCGCCCCGCGCGGTGGCGAGGAGCTGTCGCGACACCTGCGGGCCAAGGGCTTCACCGACGAGGAAGTCACCCTCGGCGGGCTGTCCGGGCGGGGGAGCCGGGGACTCTACGACCGGTTCCGAGGCCGGCTGGTCTGGCCGATCCGCGACATCACCGGTGACACGGTCGGCTTCGGGGCGCGCCGGCTCTACGACGACGACCGGATCGCGGCCAAGTACCTCAACACCTCCGAGACCCCCATCTACAAGAAGTCGACGGTCCTCTACGGGCTGGACGCCGCGAAGAAGTCGATTGCGGCGGAGCGCAAGGCGGTCATCGTCGAGGGCTACACCGACGTGATGGCCTGCCACCTGGCCGGCATCGAGGGTGCGGTCGCCACCTGCGGCACGTCGTTCGGGGTGGACCACATCAAGGTGCTGCGCCGGATCATGCGCGACGAGGCCGACCTGGCGCCGGCCCGCGTGGTGTTCACCTTCGACGGCGACGCGGCGGGTCAGAAGGCCGCGATGCGGGCGTTCGGCGAGGACCAGCGGTGGGCCTCCCAGTCGTTCGTGGCGGTGGCCGAGGGTGGCATGGACCCGTGTGACCTGCGGATCGCCCAGGGCGACGACGCAGTGCGGCACCTCATCGACGACGCGGTGCCGATGTTCGAGTTCGCGGTGCGCACGACGATCAACCGGTTCGACATGTCGACCGCGGAGGGCCGGGTGCAGGCGATGCGCGCCGCTGCCCCCATCGTCAACTCGATCCGGGACAGCTCGATGCGGCCCGAGTACATCCGCACCGTGTCGGGGTGGATCGGCGTCGAGGTGGAGCAGGTGCAGGCCGAGGTGTCCCGCGCCCAGCGGATGGCGGCGCGCGACGCCAAGGAGGCCCAGGACACTCCCGCCCTCCGTGACGCCGACTCGGTGCCCGAGCCCTCGGTCGAGGAAGCGCGGGCGGCGCTGCCGACCCCCGACCTGCGCGACCCGATCGTCTTCGCCGAGCGCCAGCTGCTCCAGACCCTGCTGCAGTACCCCGACAGCTTCTCCCCGGACGACGTCGACAAGGTGTCGTCCGACGCGTTCACCGCCCCCGCGCACCGGGCCGTCTTCGACGGTGTCAGGGGGGCCGGCGGGCCGCAGCGTGGGCTGTCGGTGCAGGCCTGGGCCGACCGCGTCACCCAGGCCGCACCCCTGGCGGTGCACGGACTCGTGGCCGAGCTCGCGGTCGCGTCGCTGCCCACCCGCATGGACCGCGCGACCGGCCTGCCCGAACGGCGCTACATCGATGCGCTGCTGATGCGCGTCCAGGAGGTCTCGTTGACCCGCAAGATCGCCGACGCGATGTCGGCGATGCGCCGCATGGCGACCGACCCGCATACCGACCCTGCGCAGGCGCGCACGCTCAGCGGTGAGCTGCAAGAGCTCCAGCGCGAGCTCGCGACGTTGCGCGACCAGGCGTCCTGA
- a CDS encoding amino acid ABC transporter ATP-binding protein — protein MTEPLVVLKGVNKHFGELHVLQDINLSIDKGEVVVVIGPSGSGKSTLCRTINRLETFETGSITIDGAPLPEEGKELAKLRADVGMVFQSFNLFAHKTILDNVTLGPIKARKIPKAQAEKRAMELLERVGVAHQAQKFPAQLSGGQQQRVAIARSLAMDPKVMLFDEPTSALDPEMITEVLDVMVSLAKEGMTMVVVTHEMGFARKAANRVVFMADGQIVEENDPEGFFTAPKSDRAKDFLGKILTH, from the coding sequence ATGACGGAGCCACTGGTTGTCCTCAAGGGCGTCAACAAGCACTTCGGCGAGCTGCACGTCCTCCAGGACATCAACCTGTCCATCGACAAGGGTGAGGTCGTCGTCGTCATCGGGCCCTCGGGGTCCGGCAAGTCGACGTTGTGCCGCACCATCAACCGGCTCGAGACGTTCGAGACCGGTTCCATCACCATCGACGGCGCGCCCCTCCCCGAGGAGGGCAAGGAGCTGGCGAAGCTCCGGGCCGACGTCGGCATGGTGTTCCAGTCCTTCAACCTGTTCGCGCACAAGACGATCCTCGACAACGTCACGCTCGGCCCGATCAAGGCCCGCAAGATCCCCAAGGCGCAGGCCGAGAAGCGGGCCATGGAGCTCCTCGAGCGGGTGGGCGTCGCACACCAGGCGCAGAAGTTCCCGGCCCAGCTCTCCGGCGGCCAACAGCAGCGCGTCGCCATCGCCCGGTCGCTCGCGATGGACCCCAAGGTGATGCTCTTCGACGAGCCGACCTCGGCGCTCGACCCCGAGATGATCACCGAGGTCCTCGACGTCATGGTCTCGCTCGCGAAGGAGGGCATGACCATGGTCGTGGTCACCCACGAGATGGGGTTCGCGCGCAAGGCCGCCAACCGTGTGGTCTTCATGGCCGACGGCCAGATCGTCGAGGAGAACGACCCCGAGGGCTTCTTCACGGCCCCCAAGTCTGATCGGGCCAAGGACTTCCTCGGCAAGATCCTCACCCACTGA
- a CDS encoding glutamate ABC transporter substrate-binding protein, which yields MKIRQIGALTAASVLALGLAACGDSAKDGGTGGGGGGGSKFKVGIKFDQPGMGLKKGNDYTGLDVDVATYVANELGHKAGDIQWVQAPSAQRETLISTGQVDMVVATYSINDKRKATVSFAGPYFIAGQDLLIRADDSSITGPDSLTGKKLCSVTGSTSAENVKKEVPGVQLQEFGTYSECVAALVSKGVDALTTDNTILAGYASQDQYKGKLKVVGKTFSEERYGIGIKKGDTATCDKINTALAKMISSGEWQKAIDKNLGPAGFQVDKSKNPPKQDACS from the coding sequence ATGAAGATTCGTCAGATTGGCGCGCTGACCGCCGCATCGGTCCTCGCGCTCGGCCTGGCCGCCTGCGGCGACAGCGCCAAGGACGGCGGCACCGGAGGCGGTGGCGGCGGGGGGAGCAAGTTCAAGGTCGGCATCAAGTTCGACCAGCCCGGCATGGGCCTGAAGAAGGGCAACGACTACACCGGGCTCGACGTCGACGTCGCGACCTACGTGGCCAACGAGCTCGGTCACAAGGCCGGCGACATCCAGTGGGTGCAGGCGCCGTCCGCGCAACGCGAGACGCTCATCTCCACCGGTCAGGTCGACATGGTCGTCGCGACCTACTCGATCAACGACAAGCGCAAGGCCACCGTCTCCTTCGCCGGGCCGTACTTCATCGCCGGCCAGGACCTGCTCATCCGGGCCGACGACTCGTCGATCACCGGTCCCGACTCGCTGACCGGCAAGAAGCTCTGCTCGGTGACCGGCTCGACCTCCGCCGAGAACGTCAAGAAGGAGGTGCCCGGCGTCCAGCTGCAGGAGTTCGGCACCTACTCCGAGTGCGTCGCCGCCTTGGTCTCCAAGGGCGTGGACGCGCTGACGACGGACAACACGATCCTCGCCGGCTACGCCTCGCAGGACCAGTACAAGGGCAAGCTCAAGGTGGTCGGCAAGACCTTCTCCGAGGAGCGCTACGGGATCGGCATCAAGAAGGGCGACACCGCCACCTGCGACAAGATCAACACCGCACTCGCCAAGATGATCTCGTCCGGTGAGTGGCAGAAGGCGATCGACAAGAACCTCGGCCCGGCCGGGTTCCAGGTCGACAAGAGCAAGAACCCGCCCAAGCAGGACGCCTGCTCCTGA
- a CDS encoding DUF3145 domain-containing protein, with protein MSVAMPRVMTRGVVFIHSTPKALCPHITWALESALDGRLAIDWTPQPAGAALVRAEFPWAGVQGTGAKLASTLRGWDNLRYEVTEEPSAGADGSRWSHTPALGIHHTWTSASGDAVVNEDRLREVLRLSQGSPEAMAEMVEELLGTDWDAELEPFRYAGDGAPVRWLHKVG; from the coding sequence ATGTCTGTCGCGATGCCGCGTGTCATGACCCGCGGGGTGGTTTTCATCCATTCCACCCCCAAGGCGCTGTGCCCGCACATCACCTGGGCCCTCGAGTCCGCTCTCGACGGCCGGCTGGCCATCGACTGGACCCCACAGCCGGCCGGTGCCGCACTCGTCCGCGCGGAGTTCCCGTGGGCAGGAGTGCAGGGCACCGGCGCCAAGCTCGCGTCGACGCTGCGCGGGTGGGACAACCTGCGCTACGAGGTGACCGAGGAGCCCAGCGCGGGCGCCGACGGCTCGCGCTGGTCGCACACCCCTGCCCTGGGGATCCACCACACCTGGACCTCCGCCTCCGGCGACGCCGTGGTCAACGAGGACCGGCTCCGCGAGGTGCTGCGGCTGTCGCAGGGTTCGCCCGAGGCGATGGCGGAGATGGTGGAGGAGCTGCTCGGCACCGACTGGGATGCCGAGCTGGAACCCTTTCGGTATGCCGGCGACGGGGCTCCCGTGCGCTGGCTCCACAAGGTCGGCTGA
- a CDS encoding helix-turn-helix transcriptional regulator, protein MGAQPVLVGREPQRAALRAVVQRAAAGEPGMFLLHGEAGIGKTSLVREAAAVGGQTGCHVLFGRCLRFGADVTSYVPFTQAFNQWLRTANSDSLDRLAPHRDLDDLVPALTDRSGGLALLQIGAAVGRIQDDGPTVLVVDDLQWSDPSSLDVLSYLVAGFVPGQRLAILATYRDTDLGEGHRLHGWLADALRMPSVSQAALGRMDAWTVEELVLARGAAGTAPGLAEEVLRRSGGNPYLADLLIAEAGSSDEREQPGGRRLVDALSASWHRLSAPGRRVTQLLAVAGAPVAYPVLRDLAALHGIAPDGTSTALAETAAQGITVETETGAIWFRHPLLAETIAGSMRHQERVDLHAELAAQWHGAVDVDERDRANFLALHYVQAGASDEAFAWSLRAADEAGTIRAKDEESHHLSTAAHLVDQLSHAMAATVDDVALLMRAGRAAESAGDGPAAVSHLECALARVDRSTSDSKLLAARILLHLHTLRDWAGDGSTPTTTDDPLEVLALTKDLSDSEERALGFAQLAWAEMWNGLEGAGDHAETAVRLAELVDTPPALIWSLGARALTRSGTGEAVADAERAFALALAHGDTRLYSWATVFVGNSLESAGRFAEASAIAGSSYQTLRDAGEFDFAADVGWGAALWDFGLGRWPQARRMVRELLTLARSDHSAMGARCVAALLCAHEGRPASALLHLRRARELRPHPSPVGEPLVDTQIRVSLALGDHRTALKTIRKHVTAALHVYPPTADEWLMYASQAAAELVDHGDVPERDEALRLLALIEAARGLEPPPFAPVGPLDAVHPAYGALHAAQRAHCLGAGAELADLWEAACAATLAAGLRYEHARALYRLAHHLLTQGQDRARASAALVTARDIAVDIGAGPLTDGINSLAAQAHIVLPSTRPDAAPSPGRTLALPANPPLTPREEEVLVGLLTGQTYSQIAAQLFISDKTVSTHVSNVLRKTGTANRIELAELARRGSAPGL, encoded by the coding sequence ATGGGTGCCCAGCCAGTCCTGGTCGGTCGCGAGCCCCAGCGAGCGGCCCTGCGTGCCGTCGTCCAGCGCGCCGCCGCCGGCGAGCCCGGCATGTTCTTGCTGCACGGTGAGGCGGGCATCGGCAAGACGAGCCTGGTCCGCGAGGCGGCTGCAGTGGGAGGTCAGACTGGTTGTCACGTCTTGTTCGGGCGTTGCCTCCGCTTCGGCGCCGACGTCACCAGCTATGTCCCCTTCACGCAGGCCTTCAATCAATGGCTACGAACAGCGAACAGCGACAGCCTCGACCGTCTTGCTCCCCACCGGGACCTGGACGACCTCGTCCCAGCCCTGACCGACCGGTCAGGTGGGCTCGCGCTGCTCCAGATCGGGGCGGCCGTGGGCCGCATCCAGGACGACGGGCCGACGGTCCTGGTGGTCGACGATCTCCAATGGTCCGACCCCAGCTCCCTGGACGTGCTCTCGTACCTCGTCGCGGGCTTCGTCCCTGGCCAACGGCTGGCCATCCTCGCGACTTATCGGGACACCGACCTCGGTGAGGGCCACCGTCTCCACGGCTGGCTGGCCGACGCGCTTCGGATGCCATCGGTGTCGCAGGCGGCGTTGGGGCGCATGGACGCGTGGACCGTCGAGGAGCTGGTACTGGCCAGGGGTGCTGCCGGAACCGCTCCCGGCCTGGCTGAGGAGGTGCTGCGCCGATCGGGCGGAAACCCTTATCTGGCCGATCTCCTCATCGCCGAGGCCGGGTCGTCGGACGAGCGAGAGCAGCCGGGCGGACGACGGCTGGTCGATGCTCTGTCGGCCTCGTGGCACCGTCTCTCCGCACCCGGTCGACGGGTGACGCAGCTGCTCGCGGTGGCTGGCGCACCAGTGGCCTACCCGGTGCTGCGGGACCTCGCGGCCCTCCACGGAATTGCCCCGGACGGCACGTCGACCGCCTTGGCCGAAACGGCAGCGCAGGGGATCACCGTCGAGACCGAGACCGGCGCGATCTGGTTCCGGCACCCACTGCTGGCGGAGACCATCGCGGGGAGCATGCGTCACCAGGAGAGGGTCGACCTGCACGCCGAGCTGGCCGCCCAGTGGCACGGCGCGGTCGACGTGGACGAGCGAGACCGGGCCAACTTCCTGGCCCTGCACTACGTGCAGGCCGGAGCCAGCGACGAGGCATTCGCCTGGTCCTTACGTGCCGCCGATGAGGCCGGGACCATCCGGGCCAAGGACGAGGAGTCCCACCATCTGTCCACTGCGGCACACCTGGTGGACCAGCTGTCCCACGCCATGGCGGCAACGGTCGACGACGTCGCACTGCTGATGCGCGCGGGGCGCGCGGCGGAAAGCGCCGGGGACGGGCCAGCCGCTGTGAGCCACCTCGAGTGTGCACTGGCTCGGGTTGACCGCTCGACCAGTGACTCGAAGCTGCTGGCGGCCCGCATCCTGCTGCACCTGCACACACTGCGCGACTGGGCCGGAGACGGCTCGACGCCGACAACCACGGACGACCCCCTCGAAGTGCTCGCGCTCACCAAGGACCTGTCCGACTCCGAGGAGCGGGCACTCGGCTTCGCGCAACTTGCCTGGGCCGAGATGTGGAATGGCCTAGAGGGAGCAGGCGACCATGCCGAGACGGCAGTACGGCTCGCGGAGCTGGTCGACACACCCCCGGCCCTCATCTGGTCCCTCGGCGCGCGGGCCCTGACCCGCTCGGGGACCGGCGAAGCGGTTGCGGACGCCGAGCGCGCGTTCGCTCTGGCTTTGGCGCACGGCGACACACGGCTCTACAGCTGGGCCACGGTGTTCGTCGGCAACAGCCTGGAGTCGGCGGGACGTTTCGCCGAGGCGAGCGCGATCGCCGGGAGCTCGTACCAGACCCTGCGCGACGCCGGCGAGTTCGACTTCGCCGCAGACGTCGGCTGGGGGGCGGCGCTGTGGGACTTCGGACTCGGTCGCTGGCCCCAGGCCCGGCGGATGGTCCGCGAGCTGCTGACCCTCGCGCGCAGCGACCACAGTGCCATGGGCGCGCGATGCGTCGCGGCGTTGCTGTGCGCCCACGAGGGCAGGCCTGCCTCCGCCCTCCTGCACCTGCGACGTGCCAGAGAGCTCCGTCCCCATCCGTCACCGGTCGGTGAGCCCTTGGTCGACACCCAGATCCGGGTCAGTCTCGCTCTCGGGGATCACCGGACGGCCCTCAAGACCATCAGGAAGCACGTCACCGCAGCGCTCCACGTCTACCCACCAACCGCCGACGAGTGGCTCATGTACGCGTCCCAGGCCGCCGCCGAGCTCGTCGACCACGGGGACGTGCCCGAGCGGGACGAGGCGCTCCGCCTGCTCGCCCTCATCGAGGCCGCTCGAGGTCTCGAGCCCCCGCCCTTCGCCCCCGTTGGTCCTCTGGACGCGGTCCACCCAGCCTACGGCGCGCTGCATGCAGCCCAGCGGGCACATTGTCTTGGCGCCGGAGCCGAGCTGGCTGATCTCTGGGAGGCCGCCTGCGCCGCGACCCTGGCGGCCGGCCTCCGTTACGAGCACGCACGAGCCCTCTACCGTCTGGCGCATCACCTGCTCACCCAAGGGCAGGACAGGGCACGGGCGAGCGCGGCACTCGTCACCGCACGAGACATCGCCGTCGACATCGGGGCCGGACCCCTCACCGACGGAATCAACAGCCTGGCTGCACAGGCGCACATCGTGCTTCCGTCGACTCGACCCGACGCGGCGCCGTCCCCTGGCCGCACTCTGGCTTTGCCAGCCAATCCGCCACTGACCCCACGAGAGGAAGAGGTCCTCGTCGGCCTGCTGACCGGGCAGACCTACTCGCAGATCGCCGCGCAGCTGTTCATCAGCGACAAGACGGTCAGCACCCACGTGTCCAACGTGCTCCGAAAGACCGGCACCGCGAACCGCATCGAGCTGGCCGAGCTGGCGCGACGCGGAAGCGCACCGGGACTCTGA
- a CDS encoding YdeI/OmpD-associated family protein codes for MGATRKKQIGTPGGTAERPATFFSGPEEFAAWLAANHDTATELWMGLNKKHVPERGLTWEEAVIEALCWGWIDSVAQRIDDDTRRQRWTPRKKSSNWSAINIAAVERLKTEGRMQPSGLAAYELRREDRSAVYSYEGDGIELSADQAARLAADPAASAFWEIATKTYKRLATHWVVTAKQEVTRERRMAQLIEDSAAGRLIPSQRYGDQPKWVERAAEAARAARP; via the coding sequence ATGGGTGCCACGAGGAAGAAGCAGATCGGCACGCCCGGCGGGACCGCCGAGCGGCCCGCGACCTTCTTCTCCGGGCCCGAGGAGTTCGCGGCGTGGCTGGCTGCCAACCACGACACGGCGACCGAGCTCTGGATGGGCCTCAACAAGAAGCACGTCCCCGAGCGTGGCCTCACCTGGGAGGAGGCCGTGATCGAGGCGCTCTGCTGGGGTTGGATCGACTCGGTCGCCCAGCGGATCGACGACGACACGAGACGACAGCGCTGGACCCCGCGCAAGAAGTCCAGCAACTGGAGCGCGATCAACATCGCCGCGGTCGAGCGGCTCAAGACCGAGGGCCGGATGCAGCCGTCCGGGCTGGCCGCCTACGAGCTGCGCCGCGAGGACAGGTCCGCGGTCTACTCCTACGAGGGCGACGGCATCGAGCTGTCGGCAGACCAGGCCGCTCGGCTGGCCGCAGATCCCGCGGCCAGCGCGTTCTGGGAGATCGCCACCAAGACCTACAAGCGGCTCGCCACGCACTGGGTGGTGACCGCCAAGCAGGAGGTCACCCGTGAGCGGCGGATGGCCCAGCTGATCGAGGACAGCGCGGCGGGACGGCTGATCCCGAGCCAGCGCTACGGCGACCAGCCCAAGTGGGTCGAGCGGGCCGCCGAGGCAGCGCGGGCCGCCCGGCCGTAG